The Fructilactobacillus myrtifloralis genome contains a region encoding:
- a CDS encoding peptide chain release factor 3, whose protein sequence is MQKQQLQQEVDKRRTFAIISHPDAGKTTITEQLLLFGGIVREAGTVKAKKSGNFAKSDWMEIEQKRGISVTSSVMQFDYDDKRVNILDTPGHEDFSEDTYRTLMAVDSAVMVIDAAKGIEPQTKKLFQICKMRGIPIFTFMNKLDRDSRPPMELVDQLEEVLGIEAYPMNWPIGSGRIFKGLYDRYNHRVEKFQPESEGRSFIPLDADGQLAEPSELADDDIYLEAKDEMDLISEAGNQFDREKIAHGEQTPVFFGSALVNFGVQTFLDAYLKLAPAPGPHETTTGDEVAPTDPEFSGFVFKIQANMNPQHRDRIAFVRICSGEFARGMDVTLSRTNKPIRLSNVTEFMANTRENVQTAVAGDIIGLYDTGNFQIGDTIYTGKQALQFESLPQFTPELFMRVSAKNVMKQKSFHKGIQQLVQEGAIQLYTTYDTGQYILGAVGQLQFDVFQFRMQNEYNSDVVMEPLGHKIARWIDPDQLDEKMSSSRNILVKDIHGDPLFLFENQFAERWFQGKYPDVKLTAKL, encoded by the coding sequence ATGCAAAAACAACAATTACAACAAGAGGTGGATAAGCGCCGGACGTTCGCGATTATTTCCCACCCTGATGCGGGGAAAACGACGATTACCGAACAACTGCTGTTGTTTGGGGGGATTGTCCGCGAAGCCGGAACGGTTAAGGCCAAGAAGAGTGGCAACTTTGCGAAGTCTGACTGGATGGAAATCGAGCAAAAACGGGGAATTTCCGTGACGAGTTCCGTGATGCAGTTTGATTACGATGATAAGCGGGTTAACATTCTGGATACGCCGGGACACGAGGATTTTTCCGAAGATACGTACCGGACGTTAATGGCGGTTGATTCGGCCGTGATGGTGATTGATGCAGCAAAGGGGATTGAGCCCCAAACGAAGAAACTGTTTCAAATCTGTAAGATGCGGGGCATTCCCATTTTTACGTTCATGAACAAACTCGATCGGGATAGTCGCCCCCCAATGGAACTGGTTGATCAACTAGAAGAAGTCCTGGGAATTGAAGCATATCCAATGAACTGGCCCATTGGTTCGGGACGAATTTTCAAGGGGTTATATGATCGTTACAACCACCGGGTCGAAAAGTTTCAACCGGAATCGGAAGGACGGTCCTTTATTCCGTTAGATGCTGATGGTCAGCTGGCAGAACCCAGCGAGCTGGCTGACGACGACATTTACTTAGAAGCCAAGGACGAAATGGATTTAATCTCAGAAGCTGGGAACCAGTTTGACCGCGAAAAAATTGCGCACGGAGAGCAAACGCCGGTCTTCTTTGGTTCGGCGCTGGTTAACTTTGGGGTCCAAACCTTCTTAGATGCCTATCTAAAGCTGGCTCCCGCTCCTGGCCCCCACGAAACCACGACGGGAGATGAGGTTGCCCCGACTGATCCCGAATTTTCGGGGTTTGTCTTCAAGATTCAAGCCAATATGAACCCGCAACACCGGGATCGAATCGCGTTTGTGCGGATTTGTTCTGGTGAATTTGCACGGGGAATGGACGTGACTTTGAGTCGAACCAACAAACCAATTCGGTTGTCAAACGTGACTGAGTTTATGGCCAACACCAGAGAGAACGTGCAAACCGCCGTTGCTGGCGACATCATTGGCTTGTATGATACCGGAAACTTCCAAATTGGCGATACGATTTATACCGGCAAGCAAGCCCTGCAGTTCGAAAGTTTGCCGCAGTTTACGCCAGAACTATTTATGCGGGTGTCGGCGAAAAACGTGATGAAGCAAAAGTCCTTTCACAAGGGGATTCAGCAACTGGTGCAAGAAGGGGCCATCCAGCTCTATACCACTTATGATACCGGTCAATATATCTTAGGGGCGGTCGGCCAGTTGCAGTTTGACGTTTTTCAGTTCCGGATGCAAAATGAGTACAATTCAGATGTAGTGATGGAGCCCCTCGGCCATAAAATTGCGCGCTGGATTGATCCAGACCAGTTAGACGAAAAAATGTCGTCATCACGGAACATTTTGGTGAAGGACATTCACGGAGACCCTCTGTTTCTGTTTGAAAATCAATTCGCAGAGCGTTGGTTCCAGGGCAAGTATCCAGACGTTAAGTTAACGGCCAAACTGTAA
- a CDS encoding AI-2E family transporter — MKTSNSKRTQLLFWTLEILLVVAIIYGCTKIDFMFRPIGVFISTIFAPLLIAGFLYYMLNPILELLMKIPVSKTKRINRTWGTTIIFVVFIGLIIFIFVSFLPRLVGQIANMASHMPQFAAHQEESLTKLSKHGFLKNINWDPIITKVQSEYSSYLKSLLTHLSSSAGDIISMAANIVVTMITAPIILFYMLKDGDKFLPSIEKLFPTLSERHRKQTTALLTKMNQTLSHYIGGQVIECLFVGTFTTIGYFLIGQKYALLLGVFAGFCNLIPYVGPYIGILPALLVAITVSPAQAFWTIVVVIIVQQIDGNFVYPNVIGKSLNIHPLTIIIILLAAGHIAGLLGMILAIPIYAIVKVIISFFYNIWQLQHEQ; from the coding sequence ATGAAAACGAGCAACAGCAAACGCACACAGTTATTATTTTGGACCTTAGAAATTCTCCTGGTGGTGGCGATTATCTATGGCTGTACCAAGATTGACTTCATGTTTCGACCAATCGGGGTCTTTATTTCCACCATCTTTGCCCCGTTGTTAATTGCCGGATTCCTCTACTACATGTTGAATCCAATTTTGGAATTATTAATGAAGATTCCCGTTTCAAAAACCAAGCGGATCAACCGGACGTGGGGAACCACGATTATCTTCGTGGTCTTTATCGGTTTGATTATCTTCATTTTCGTGTCCTTTTTACCCCGGTTAGTCGGGCAAATTGCGAACATGGCGAGTCACATGCCCCAGTTTGCAGCGCACCAAGAAGAATCGCTCACGAAGCTTTCTAAGCACGGCTTTTTGAAAAACATTAACTGGGATCCCATTATTACGAAGGTTCAGAGTGAATATTCTTCGTACTTGAAGAGTTTGTTGACCCACTTATCCTCAAGTGCGGGTGACATCATTTCCATGGCGGCTAACATCGTGGTCACGATGATTACAGCTCCGATCATCCTCTTTTATATGCTAAAAGATGGGGATAAGTTCCTTCCTAGTATTGAAAAACTGTTTCCAACGTTGTCAGAACGGCACCGGAAGCAAACGACGGCGTTGTTAACTAAGATGAATCAAACCCTGTCGCACTACATTGGTGGTCAGGTGATTGAGTGTCTGTTTGTCGGAACCTTTACCACGATTGGGTACTTCTTAATCGGGCAGAAGTATGCCTTACTTCTAGGTGTCTTTGCCGGGTTCTGTAACTTGATTCCCTACGTAGGACCCTACATTGGGATTCTTCCCGCCCTCTTAGTGGCGATTACCGTGAGTCCCGCGCAAGCTTTTTGGACGATTGTGGTGGTCATTATCGTGCAACAAATTGATGGAAACTTTGTCTACCCGAACGTAATTGGAAAGTCGCTCAACATTCACCCGTTAACGATCATTATTATTTTGCTCGCAGCCGGGCACATTGCCGGCTTACTGGGAATGATTTTGGCGATTCCAATCTACGCGATTGTCAAAGTGATCATTAGTTTCTTTTACAATATTTGGCAACTTCAACACGAACAATAA
- the recX gene encoding recombination regulator RecX, with amino-acid sequence MTAKVTKVVAQQRPGRYNVYLDGQYAFPVSEEVLIQYHLFQGQQLTRSLIQTIQAADQQAKLYAKAVDFISYQSRTEAEVRTKLATLTDDEAAIDQVVDRLKQLQLLDDRQYAQRYVQQMVLAGKKGPQAAQRYLQHKGIAENLAQTAVATDYPDEQALKIAIQLAQKTFDQAQRYPYNKRIEKTKLALMRKGFTFATIDEALAAIDDTVDADDQARLLAQAGEKAWHKYRKQTGLAREQKVKQALLRRGFAFDDIDQLIDDIKGQQ; translated from the coding sequence GTGACAGCGAAAGTTACCAAAGTGGTCGCCCAACAGCGGCCCGGGCGCTATAACGTGTATCTAGACGGTCAGTATGCCTTTCCAGTAAGTGAAGAAGTCCTAATTCAGTACCATTTATTTCAGGGACAGCAACTGACGCGTTCGTTAATTCAAACAATTCAGGCGGCCGATCAGCAGGCAAAACTATACGCCAAGGCGGTTGACTTTATTTCGTATCAAAGTCGCACGGAGGCTGAGGTACGCACGAAGTTAGCAACGTTAACCGACGATGAAGCGGCGATTGATCAGGTGGTGGACCGGTTAAAACAGTTACAATTGCTTGATGATCGCCAGTACGCGCAGCGGTATGTGCAGCAGATGGTTTTGGCGGGGAAAAAGGGTCCCCAAGCGGCGCAACGGTACCTCCAACACAAGGGAATTGCGGAAAATCTCGCCCAGACGGCGGTAGCAACCGATTATCCCGATGAGCAAGCGCTTAAAATTGCCATCCAGTTAGCGCAAAAGACGTTTGACCAAGCGCAACGTTACCCATATAATAAGAGAATTGAAAAGACTAAATTAGCACTGATGCGCAAGGGCTTTACCTTTGCTACCATCGACGAGGCGCTTGCCGCAATTGACGATACGGTTGATGCGGACGACCAAGCCCGTTTGTTAGCGCAAGCGGGGGAGAAAGCCTGGCATAAGTATCGCAAGCAAACGGGGCTTGCCCGGGAACAAAAGGTCAAACAGGCCTTGTTACGACGGGGCTTTGCCTTCGATGACATTGATCAGTTGATAGACGACATAAAGGGGCAGCAATGA
- a CDS encoding flavodoxin, whose protein sequence is MTQAHVVFATITGNNEDIADIVTEGLEDLGLTVQETEISQTDPEELLESDLIVICPYTYDEGNLPEEGLDFFDDLADLDLTGKIFGVAGSGDVFYQEFYNVAVDKFADALKQTGATQGAPNVKINLDPDEADIETLDQFSKTLVEHLPHAD, encoded by the coding sequence ATGACTCAAGCACACGTAGTATTTGCCACCATCACTGGTAACAACGAAGACATCGCGGACATTGTCACCGAGGGATTAGAAGACCTTGGTCTCACGGTACAGGAGACCGAGATTTCGCAAACGGATCCAGAAGAACTGCTCGAAAGCGATCTGATCGTAATCTGTCCCTACACTTATGATGAAGGAAACCTGCCGGAAGAAGGTCTCGACTTTTTCGATGATCTTGCTGATCTGGATCTAACCGGAAAAATCTTTGGGGTCGCTGGCTCCGGCGACGTTTTTTACCAAGAGTTTTATAACGTCGCCGTTGATAAATTCGCCGATGCCTTGAAACAAACCGGCGCCACCCAAGGCGCTCCGAACGTGAAGATTAATCTTGATCCGGACGAAGCAGACATCGAAACCCTTGATCAATTTTCAAAAACGCTGGTTGAGCATCTGCCCCACGCAGACTAA
- a CDS encoding YihY/virulence factor BrkB family protein: protein MTTRKQKVIQFCKLVLKRFNLGDVSDSAVVFAYYVLFSLFPILIIIGGIIRLTNSNVNNVLATIHSMVPGSIYQGIAPIAKSIFTGNGGSILSIGIIIVIWSASSSMAAFQRSVNKIYGVTDQSSIMNRLTSFIWMLLLVVLLFVLIIVMGFGRVLLKFAHKELHVPTSVVNLLNDARFPVTLVLSIVILTLLYYFVPSVTTKFRYVVCGAVVALIGLLVLTQVFSLIISSFFSSISAYKTLGTVMVLMLWLNFMGTILLFGAVINASLQEYCDGSLPEATTQTSLKSLVSKKSLTK, encoded by the coding sequence ATGACAACCCGCAAACAAAAGGTGATTCAGTTTTGCAAACTGGTACTCAAGCGCTTTAACCTAGGGGACGTTTCCGATTCAGCCGTGGTGTTTGCATACTACGTGTTGTTCTCCCTCTTTCCCATTCTGATTATCATCGGGGGAATCATTCGGCTAACCAATTCCAACGTTAACAACGTGCTCGCCACGATTCATTCGATGGTGCCGGGGTCGATTTACCAGGGCATTGCCCCGATTGCTAAGTCGATTTTTACCGGGAACGGGGGGAGCATCCTGTCGATCGGGATTATTATCGTAATCTGGTCGGCTAGTAGTTCGATGGCAGCGTTTCAGCGGTCCGTCAATAAAATCTACGGAGTTACCGACCAGAGTTCCATCATGAATCGGCTAACTTCGTTTATATGGATGCTGTTGTTAGTAGTCCTTCTGTTTGTGCTCATCATCGTCATGGGCTTTGGTCGCGTATTATTGAAATTCGCCCACAAAGAATTGCACGTGCCAACGAGCGTCGTGAACCTGTTAAATGACGCCCGGTTTCCCGTCACGTTAGTTTTATCCATCGTTATTTTAACCCTGCTGTACTACTTTGTTCCCAGTGTCACGACCAAGTTTCGGTACGTGGTCTGTGGAGCAGTGGTCGCGCTGATCGGCTTATTGGTGTTAACCCAGGTCTTTTCGTTAATTATCAGTTCCTTTTTCAGTAGCATTTCGGCCTACAAAACCCTGGGAACCGTGATGGTCTTGATGCTGTGGTTAAACTTCATGGGGACGATTTTATTGTTTGGCGCCGTAATCAACGCCAGTCTGCAGGAGTACTGTGACGGATCACTACCCGAGGCGACCACGCAAACGTCACTTAAATCACTGGTAAGTAAAAAGTCCCTCACCAAATAG
- a CDS encoding glycosyltransferase family 2 protein, whose translation METISLIVPCYNEQASIQLFYDTVEKVFAQMNQSTAQYQPDYLFINDGSSDDTAKILRDLHQEHPETVHFISFSRNFGKEAAMAAGLRNATGDYVALMDVDLQDPPELLPKMLHIITTEPYDCVGCVQTSRKQNPIRAFLSASFYKVIDSLSDVKIKPNVRDYRLMTRRYVKAVNELTEYNRFSKGIFSWVGFQTKYLKYPGRPRAAGETHWSMVQLIEYSIEGIVDFSDAPLRIATFVGGISCFLAMIGIIIVVIRALCFGDAVAGWPSLVSIMLLIGGIQLFCLGILGKYIGKIYLETKRRPQYIIEEQA comes from the coding sequence TTGGAAACAATCAGTCTGATTGTCCCTTGTTATAACGAACAAGCATCAATCCAATTATTTTACGATACGGTGGAAAAGGTCTTTGCACAAATGAACCAATCGACCGCCCAGTACCAACCGGACTATCTCTTTATCAACGACGGATCTAGTGACGACACCGCCAAGATTCTCAGAGATTTACATCAGGAGCACCCAGAGACCGTCCACTTCATTTCCTTTTCAAGAAACTTTGGAAAAGAAGCCGCAATGGCAGCGGGACTTCGGAATGCCACCGGGGACTACGTAGCGTTAATGGACGTTGACCTCCAGGATCCTCCCGAATTACTCCCGAAGATGCTCCACATTATCACCACGGAACCCTACGATTGTGTGGGCTGTGTGCAAACTAGCCGCAAACAAAATCCGATCCGGGCCTTTCTTTCCGCTAGTTTCTATAAGGTTATCGACAGCCTTTCGGACGTGAAAATTAAACCCAACGTCCGTGACTACCGGCTCATGACCCGCCGGTACGTAAAAGCGGTCAACGAACTAACCGAATACAACCGTTTTTCAAAGGGAATCTTTAGCTGGGTGGGCTTTCAAACTAAATACCTGAAGTACCCCGGCCGCCCGCGGGCCGCTGGTGAGACCCACTGGTCAATGGTGCAACTAATTGAATACTCCATCGAAGGAATCGTTGATTTTTCCGATGCCCCACTGCGCATCGCCACCTTTGTCGGAGGAATCTCCTGTTTCCTCGCCATGATTGGCATCATCATCGTGGTGATCCGGGCCCTCTGCTTCGGAGATGCCGTAGCCGGCTGGCCGTCCCTCGTGTCCATCATGCTCCTCATTGGTGGAATTCAACTCTTTTGCCTTGGGATTCTCGGCAAGTACATTGGTAAGATTTACCTCGAAACGAAGCGCCGTCCCCAATACATCATTGAGGAGCAGGCCTAA
- a CDS encoding GtrA family protein → MKKLQALYQRHHDVVFYLFWGVAATVVNLVTFYLLTQYTTLNYVINYSVAWVITVLFAFYTNKYFVFHNHHHSTREFWYQLVTFFAGRFLTYLIGAGILVLGVSVLKFDSNLGKNLVNVFQNVVVIILNYFWAIWVSFRQKA, encoded by the coding sequence ATGAAAAAATTGCAAGCACTTTATCAACGCCACCACGACGTGGTCTTCTACCTCTTTTGGGGAGTCGCAGCCACCGTGGTGAACCTCGTGACCTTCTATCTCCTGACGCAGTATACAACCTTAAACTACGTCATTAACTACTCGGTCGCCTGGGTAATCACGGTATTATTTGCGTTTTATACCAATAAGTACTTTGTTTTTCACAATCACCACCACTCTACCCGTGAATTTTGGTACCAACTGGTCACCTTTTTCGCAGGCCGGTTTTTAACCTACCTCATCGGAGCTGGCATTTTAGTCCTTGGAGTAAGCGTGTTAAAGTTTGATTCTAATTTAGGGAAGAACCTAGTGAACGTGTTCCAAAACGTGGTAGTCATCATCTTGAACTACTTCTGGGCCATTTGGGTTTCGTTTCGCCAAAAAGCGTAA
- a CDS encoding YciI family protein — MFIIELTYQKPLAEVDQQLAAHNAYLDRNYAAGNFLLSGRKEPRDGGIILAAVPSRAELEAIYHQDPFYQHQIAQYRIVEFHPSKAAPSLQALINA; from the coding sequence ATGTTTATAATTGAATTGACGTACCAAAAACCACTGGCTGAGGTGGACCAGCAGTTAGCGGCGCACAATGCGTATTTAGACCGAAATTATGCCGCTGGGAACTTTCTGTTGTCAGGTCGCAAGGAACCACGGGATGGCGGCATCATTCTGGCAGCCGTTCCGTCTCGCGCAGAATTGGAAGCAATTTATCATCAGGATCCATTTTATCAGCACCAGATTGCGCAGTATCGCATCGTTGAGTTTCATCCATCTAAAGCCGCGCCCAGTTTACAGGCGTTAATCAACGCGTAA
- a CDS encoding TetR/AcrR family transcriptional regulator → MVNKRTQQKIATQQKIFAAAVQLTKEHGFTHISIKDIVTAAHVSTGTFYLYFKSKQDLISQVYYDHLNQTMQALLTRLASQSMSPLTKLQTLVAAEFEFAATMGVEITTRAFIANLDANLTAPGNHFQQRTFTTGLQAELHAAIAAGEITRTDEATLFLELETMVRGLMLSWCFANGSFAIQTTGKQMIHDFFAPLV, encoded by the coding sequence ATGGTTAACAAGCGCACCCAGCAAAAAATCGCCACCCAGCAAAAAATCTTTGCGGCCGCCGTCCAATTAACTAAGGAACACGGGTTTACTCACATCTCGATTAAAGACATTGTCACGGCCGCTCACGTCTCCACCGGGACGTTCTATCTCTACTTCAAGTCTAAACAGGACTTGATCTCCCAGGTTTATTACGACCATTTAAACCAGACCATGCAAGCGCTTTTAACTCGGCTTGCGTCGCAATCAATGTCGCCCCTCACCAAATTGCAAACCCTAGTGGCTGCCGAATTTGAATTTGCAGCAACCATGGGAGTTGAAATCACCACCCGGGCCTTCATTGCCAATCTGGATGCCAACCTCACCGCACCCGGGAACCACTTTCAACAGCGGACCTTTACCACTGGTCTGCAAGCCGAACTCCACGCGGCCATCGCTGCGGGTGAAATTACACGGACTGACGAAGCCACCCTCTTTTTGGAACTGGAAACCATGGTGCGGGGTCTAATGTTGAGCTGGTGTTTTGCCAACGGTTCCTTCGCCATTCAAACCACGGGGAAGCAAATGATTCATGATTTTTTTGCTCCATTAGTGTAA
- a CDS encoding SDR family oxidoreductase, whose product MSVKDKVIVITGGSSGMGAATAKLANERGAKVVIGSRNQAKLDAMQAEVAHPENFATKLTDVTNAADVQALVQLAIDQFGQLDVMYNNAGIMPKGDIADAEKLPVWQGLLETNLMGVLNGIAAAVPTMRNQGHGLIMATDSVAGHKVSPGFGVYGGTKFAVKVIMEGLRQEEHANGIKTGIVSPGFVNTNLMNTINDQATHDQIMAANNATKNGWLSADDIAELAVFMMSQPENVDINEIMVRPTGQDF is encoded by the coding sequence ATGAGTGTAAAAGATAAAGTGATTGTAATTACCGGTGGTTCATCAGGAATGGGAGCTGCCACTGCCAAGTTAGCTAACGAACGTGGTGCCAAAGTCGTGATTGGATCGAGAAACCAAGCCAAACTTGATGCCATGCAGGCAGAAGTGGCTCATCCAGAAAACTTTGCAACCAAGCTCACTGACGTAACTAACGCTGCTGACGTACAAGCCCTAGTTCAGTTAGCCATCGATCAGTTTGGCCAACTTGACGTGATGTATAATAATGCCGGCATTATGCCTAAGGGTGACATTGCGGATGCCGAAAAATTACCAGTTTGGCAGGGATTGCTTGAAACCAATCTGATGGGTGTGTTAAATGGGATTGCAGCAGCTGTTCCAACGATGCGCAATCAAGGTCATGGGTTAATCATGGCAACCGATTCCGTTGCCGGCCACAAGGTTTCCCCTGGTTTTGGCGTTTACGGTGGAACTAAATTTGCCGTCAAAGTAATTATGGAAGGCTTGCGGCAAGAAGAACATGCCAACGGCATTAAGACGGGAATTGTGTCCCCTGGTTTCGTTAACACAAACCTGATGAACACGATTAACGATCAAGCTACCCATGACCAGATCATGGCTGCAAATAACGCGACGAAGAACGGTTGGTTAAGTGCTGATGACATCGCTGAATTAGCGGTCTTCATGATGAGCCAACCAGAAAATGTTGACATCAACGAAATCATGGTTCGGCCTACGGGTCAAGATTTCTAA
- a CDS encoding AbiH family protein: MNRGKNIVIIGNGFDLMHDLDTSFKSFVEKTFDYKDKYILERIKREAIIFRIEELVSPKNNEDMIKKMIINEYINQVQGGNDWYDLETILRDSMFYEYKHINDKYDRDGKDGKKKPLQYNKIIDRWREKLRRYLKEQENENKNIKFNKIEAILQDADKIITFNYTDTLEKNYNVPSEKINYFHGSINEDFVFGYSPDKVPKSGERSLNNLYDNDDYQYKSVNLSSDVRAENPEEIHIDMISPMKSIQRFILWAKQSEEYKDLSKKELVEIFFPDVNNYDPQYRFFLELIDDAFMMKNPFKPTDNIAEDPKGNIAGLRSKLKQNNNKSLDALNAYFEDKQSLNIEEGDDVTITIIGHDYASDVDIKMFITEAVGCINRIDYYYFISEKDDGGLKEDSRREEIRKALAVQFGSYEDKIMTKKMNDLKGTT, encoded by the coding sequence ATGAATAGGGGAAAAAATATTGTTATTATTGGCAACGGATTTGATTTGATGCACGACTTAGATACTTCATTTAAGAGTTTTGTTGAAAAAACTTTTGATTATAAGGATAAGTATATTTTAGAAAGAATTAAACGGGAAGCAATTATTTTTAGGATAGAAGAATTAGTTAGCCCCAAAAATAACGAAGATATGATTAAAAAAATGATAATTAATGAATATATCAATCAAGTTCAAGGGGGTAATGATTGGTATGACCTAGAAACCATTCTCAGAGATTCAATGTTTTATGAATATAAACATATTAATGATAAGTATGATAGAGATGGTAAAGATGGGAAAAAGAAACCTTTGCAATACAATAAAATAATAGATCGATGGAGAGAAAAGCTGAGAAGGTATCTAAAGGAACAGGAAAATGAGAATAAAAATATAAAATTCAATAAAATTGAAGCTATTTTGCAAGATGCGGATAAAATTATCACATTTAATTATACAGATACTTTAGAAAAAAATTATAACGTTCCAAGTGAAAAAATTAATTATTTTCATGGTTCTATCAATGAGGACTTTGTTTTTGGATATTCACCTGATAAAGTACCAAAAAGTGGAGAACGAAGTCTTAATAATTTATATGATAATGATGATTATCAATATAAAAGTGTTAATTTATCTTCTGATGTTAGAGCTGAAAATCCTGAGGAGATACACATAGATATGATATCGCCAATGAAATCAATCCAAAGGTTTATTTTATGGGCAAAGCAAAGTGAAGAGTATAAAGACTTATCAAAAAAAGAATTAGTTGAAATATTTTTTCCAGATGTTAATAATTATGATCCTCAATATCGATTTTTTTTAGAATTAATAGATGATGCCTTTATGATGAAAAATCCATTTAAACCAACAGACAATATTGCTGAAGATCCCAAGGGGAACATTGCTGGGCTTAGAAGTAAATTAAAACAAAATAATAATAAAAGTTTAGATGCTTTGAATGCCTATTTTGAGGATAAACAAAGTTTAAATATTGAAGAAGGTGATGATGTTACTATCACGATCATCGGACACGATTATGCCTCAGATGTTGATATAAAGATGTTCATTACTGAAGCAGTGGGTTGCATTAACCGGATAGATTATTATTATTTTATAAGTGAAAAAGATGATGGGGGACTAAAAGAAGATTCTAGGAGAGAAGAAATAAGAAAAGCATTAGCAGTTCAATTTGGATCTTATGAAGATAAAATTATGACAAAAAAAATGAATGATTTAAAAGGAACTACTTAG
- a CDS encoding gluconate:H+ symporter — MMPFVVLILGIMLLLFLIIKLKLNTFVSLIVVAILVALGLGMNPASIANSIKLGIGNTLGELAVVFGFGAMIGRLVSDAGGSYRIAQTLIRRFGKKRLQLAIVVASFIIGMSLFFEVGLVLLTPIVFAVALEADVPFLYLGIPMAAALSATQGFLPPQPAPTAVATALGANIGQVLLFGIIVAIPCVIVAGPLWTKVVQKFFPDAFVVKKSLPAFGEVKEYDLKDTPSFGLSALTSLLPAIFMAVNTVYQLTVNGGKEIKNPHGFDAFISMLGNPMIAMVIALLFAIWSMGFHRGRDMKQISASISEAVKSIAMLLLVIAGGGAFKQVLIDGGVGNAVKDMMMHSNLSPILLGWLVAVILRVSLGSATVAGMTAAGLVMPLMSSLNVNPVMMALAIGAGSLAASHVNDAGFWMFKEYFDLDVKQTLGIWTSLETVISVTGLIVVLLLNLVV; from the coding sequence ATGATGCCGTTTGTCGTTTTAATTTTAGGAATCATGTTGTTGCTATTTTTAATCATCAAACTCAAGCTTAATACGTTTGTGTCATTAATTGTGGTAGCAATTTTAGTGGCATTGGGACTCGGAATGAACCCGGCCTCAATTGCCAACTCCATTAAGTTAGGGATTGGGAACACGCTAGGAGAACTAGCGGTCGTCTTCGGGTTTGGAGCCATGATTGGACGCCTGGTTTCTGATGCCGGGGGTTCGTATCGAATCGCTCAGACGTTGATTCGCCGGTTCGGAAAGAAACGATTGCAGTTAGCAATTGTGGTGGCCTCTTTCATTATTGGGATGTCGCTCTTCTTTGAAGTAGGGCTGGTGCTCTTGACGCCAATCGTGTTTGCAGTGGCTCTCGAAGCCGATGTTCCGTTCCTATACCTAGGAATTCCGATGGCGGCTGCCTTGTCAGCAACCCAGGGATTCTTGCCACCCCAACCAGCTCCAACGGCCGTTGCAACAGCTTTGGGTGCTAACATCGGGCAAGTGCTCCTGTTTGGGATCATCGTGGCCATTCCATGTGTGATCGTGGCTGGTCCACTATGGACGAAAGTAGTTCAGAAGTTCTTCCCGGATGCCTTTGTGGTAAAGAAAAGTTTACCGGCCTTTGGGGAAGTGAAGGAATACGACTTAAAGGACACGCCAAGCTTTGGACTGTCCGCCTTGACTTCATTACTCCCAGCGATTTTCATGGCAGTGAATACGGTTTACCAACTGACGGTTAACGGTGGGAAAGAAATTAAGAATCCGCATGGTTTTGACGCCTTCATTTCAATGCTCGGGAATCCGATGATTGCGATGGTAATTGCCTTACTCTTCGCCATCTGGTCCATGGGCTTCCACCGCGGTCGCGATATGAAACAAATCTCTGCAAGTATCTCCGAAGCCGTAAAATCAATCGCAATGCTACTGCTTGTAATTGCCGGTGGGGGTGCCTTTAAACAAGTCCTAATTGACGGTGGAGTTGGAAATGCCGTTAAGGACATGATGATGCACTCGAACCTATCTCCAATCCTCTTGGGTTGGTTAGTAGCTGTAATCTTGCGGGTTTCCTTGGGATCGGCAACGGTGGCCGGAATGACGGCTGCCGGCTTGGTAATGCCATTGATGTCCTCCTTGAACGTCAACCCGGTCATGATGGCCTTGGCCATTGGAGCTGGTTCTCTGGCTGCGTCCCACGTTAACGATGCGGGATTCTGGATGTTCAAAGAATACTTTGACTTAGACGTTAAGCAAACGTTAGGAATTTGGACGAGTCTAGAAACCGTGATCTCGGTAACGGGACTGATTGTTGTGCTACTGCTAAATCTGGTGGTTTAA